Within the Drosophila melanogaster chromosome 3R genome, the region ACCCAGTACCACACGTCAACCTACACGGAGAAGATGAGCGCCCACACCAACCTTGCCGCAGCGATCGAGATAGATGTGTACTTCCAGGAGGAGACCCTCTTCTCTTACCGCTCCATGCTCCGCTTCACGCTGATCGACTTAATGGGTGAGTTTGGGATCAATCACAGCTGCGATGACATGTACCCCCTACCCTTCACTTGTAGTTTCCTATGGAGGAATAGCCGGTTTGATCATGGGCATCTCGGTGCTAGGTTGCATCAACGAACTCTTGGATCGCTTCGCCTGTTGTCGCATACCCCATGGCTCCTAGGCCCAAGCTGGCACCATGAAGTACCAGCCATCGGCAGCTGGGTTCTCACGTTCCCACACTTACCTGTAACCGaagcacacacaaatgcaCCACTCACCTGGTTCTTGGGATGCGCACATAAACAAATCCAGAAAATAAAACGCATTCGGAGAGCTACCTGCATGGCAGTGGAAAATTTTCAGGTGCAGCTCCAACCAGACATAACAAAACTGTAGGCTTTCTTCAGaaaaagaaattgaataagAATATTGTTTTTAAGTCCCAGAAATCCATTTTCAATTTAGAAGTCTGTTTTTGTAACTTGAAACATTGAGTAAATAAATTCCTTATAGAGCACATACTTATATATGCCTTCAATAAAATGccgaaaataaatgtaattgcaagtatttttaattttctgcaCAGCGACTgtattttttgcagtgcaccCAAATATGCTGCGTTTGCTAAACGTGGGTATTAATCTGTtttcagcaacaacaaaaataagcGCGCCAATTTGCCAAAGATTAAAGGGGAGCTGTCTTATCAGCGACTGAGCCCATGGAGGTTATTAGAAGGCATCCATCCAGATTCCAGATTCTTTGTTGTCCACTTGTGCCCCCAAGCATAAAAGCCCATCACAAAAGAATCAGATGCCCAGCTTGGAGTtgagcataaaaataaactggGGATCTACAAGCATAATCGCGCCTTGGAGACCCCTCAGGTACCAAGTCCATTCCCGAACTCAAATCGGATCCCTCGCTCTCGTATAAATAGGGGCTGCCTGGCCCTATTTCAAAACAGTCTTCGCTCGATCGCTGGAGGAATACATACATAGGTGGaaagaaagtgaaaatgaaGGTTTTCGTTGCCATCTGCGTGCTGATTGGACTGGTGAGTGCTCGATACAGATAAACGGCGACCAGGACCAGAATAATTCAACGCCTTCCCTTGGGTTATAGGCCTCCGCCGACTATGTGGTGAAGAACCGACACGACATGCTGGCCTACCGCGATGAGTGCGTCAAGGAGCTGGCCGTGCCCGTGGATCTGGTGGAGAAGTACCAGAAGTGGGAGTACCCCAACGACGCCAAGACCCAGTGCTACATCAAGTGCGTCTTCACCAAGTGGGGCCTGTTCGACGTCCAGAGCGGTTTCAACGTGGAGAACATCCACCAACAGCTGGTGGGCAACCACGCTGACCACAACGAGGCCTTCCACGCCTCCTTGGCCGCCTGCGTGGACAAGAACGAGCAGGGATCCAATGCCTGCGAGTGGGCCTACCGCGGAGCCACCTGTCTGCTGAAGGAGAACCTGGCCCAGATCCAGAAGAGCCTGGCCCCGAAGGCCTAGTGGCTTAGGTCCTAGTTGGACGGATGTAACGATAAGCATTAGTTTAGTTAATAAAGTAATTGATTTCCCATACAAGTTCGAGCATTCCTTCTCGATTCAGTGGGGAAAAACAGAATGTAGATATTTCTTCTTCAATGGGGGCC harbors:
- the Obp99a gene encoding Odorant-binding protein 99a, isoform B translates to MKVFVAICVLIGLASADYVVKNRHDMLAYRDECVKELAVPVDLVEKYQKWEYPNDAKTQCYIKCVFTKWGLFDVQSGFNVENIHQQLVGNHADHNEAFHASLAACVDKNEQGSNACEWAYRGATCLLKENLAQIQKSLAPKA